One genomic segment of Vespa velutina chromosome 10, iVesVel2.1, whole genome shotgun sequence includes these proteins:
- the LOC124952251 gene encoding hexokinase-1-like has protein sequence MVVPAEHALHEAIQVSPLELSNDVRRQKIENRLARMRLSATTVRKIQDVFVSEMNKGIHQEPSSLQMENTYVPELVDGTEEGRFLALDLGGTNFRILLLELKNGRIVREDVKNYHIGSELRIGTGFPLFDYLAECVSDFVINQSLQDVEIPLGFTFSFPMVQHSLDVGILVTWTKSFNCPDVVNKDAVQLLRDALARRGDTKVKVIAVLNDTTGTLIQGATLDPDTAIGLILGTGSNACYLERADRVEHWEPERHGEREVVIDIEWGAFGDNGVLDFIKTEFDRENDANSLLVNSFTFEKYISGKYLGEIVRIVLVKLTKEGLLFLDKDPGHSFFIPGTVTSDLVSFIEQDTVDGSTHNTKEVLAKYDIVPTDDDINIVQYVCEVVSNRAALLVSICLAALLERIDKKNVTIAVDGSLYKHHPRFETWMKQYITLLAPSRKFKLIHVEDGSGKGAALIAAIAQRIQKRLT, from the exons ATGGTTGTACCGGCGGAACACGCGCTCCATGAAGCCATTCAGGTTTCGCCACTTGAATTATCAAACGATGTTAGAAGACAGAAA atCGAAAACCGGTTAGCACGGATGCGTTTATCTGCAACGACTGTTAGAAAAATTCAGGATGTATTCGTCTCGGAAATGAACAAAGGTATCCATCAAGAACCGTCATCTTTACAAATGGAGAACACATATGTACCAGAACTCGTAGATGGAACAG agGAGGGACGTTTTTTAGCATTAGATCTTGGCGGGACTAATTTCCGAATTCTCTTATTGGAATTGAAGAATGGTAGAATTGTGAGGGAGGATGTGAAGAATTATCACATCGGATCTGAATTAAGGATTGGCACGGGCTTTCCTTTGTTCGATTATTTAGCTGAGTGCGTTAGTGATTTTGTAATTAACCAAAGTCTTCAGGATGTTGAGATACCTTTAG GATTTACATTTTCGTTTCCAATGGTTCAACATTCACTCGATGTTGGAATTTTGGTGACATGGACAAAGAGTTTCAATTGCCCAGACGTTGTCAATAAGGACGCAGTTCAGTTACTCCGAGATGCTCTTGCTCGTCGAGGTGATACTAAAGTAAAAGTCATAGCAGTGTTGAATGATACAACAGGAACTCTCATACAAGGAGCCACATTGGATCCCGATACAGCTATTGGGCTTATTTTGGGTACTGGTAGCAATGCTTGCTATCTTGAACGAGCTGACAGGGTCGAACATTGGGAACCAGAGAGACATGGGGAAAGAGAG GTTGTAATAGATATCGAATGGGGTGCCTTTGGGGACAATGGTGTTTTAGACTTTATTAAAACGGAATTCGATCGCGAAAATGACGCAAATTCGCTTCTCGTAAATTCATTTAC attcgaaaaatatatcagTGGAAAGTATCTGGGTGAAATAGTGCGTATTGTACTCGTCAAATTAACGAAAGAAGGGCTTTTATTCCTAGATAAAGATCCAGggcattcttttttcataccaGGAACGGTTACCTCAGATTTAGTATCTTTTATTGAGCA AGACACCGTAGACGGCAGTACCCATAATACAAAGGAGGTTCTAGCAAAATATGATATCGTTCCAACCGACGATGACATAAACATTGTACAATATGTGTGCGAAGTTGTTTCGAATCGTGCGGCTCTTCTCGTTTCTATAT GTCTCGCGGCATTGTTGGAACGAATCGATAAGAAGAATGTGACGATCGCGGTCGATGGTTCTTTGTATAAACATCATCCTCGATTCGAAACCTGGATGAAGCAATATATAACTTTGCTTGCCCCTAGTCGTAAG ttcAAATTGATTCACGTCGAGGATGGAAGTGGAAAGGGTGCAGCGCTTATCGCTGCGATTGCGCAGAGGATTCAAAAAAgattaacataa
- the LOC124952249 gene encoding uncharacterized protein LOC124952249 isoform X4 encodes MTRMLVQEPGWKLERKGSALLLRRDESSYEKRSRVCFRCDVEVREFERDDVIDDYGVEVETEAAASPLAMCASCLAALCVTVILPWLLIGG; translated from the coding sequence ATGACACGAATGTTGGTACAAGAGCCTGGTTGGAAATTGGAGAGAAAGGGTTCGGCACTTCTTCTTCGAAGAGATGAAAGTTCTTATGAAAAGAGAAGTAGAGTTTGCTTTAGATGCGACGTCGAGGTACGGGAATTTGAGAGGGACGACGTAATCGATGATTATGGGGTAGAAGTAGAAACGGAAGCAGCAGCTAGCCCTCTAGCTATGTGTGCGAGTTGCTTGGCCGCTCTTTGCGTTACCGTCATACTTCCTTGGCTTTTGATCGGTGGTTAG